The nucleotide window CTCTTTGATCAAACTTTGCAAAGCAAAGTTTGATCAAAGAGTGCCCTTCTCCTCAAAGAGCAAAAGGTCAGTTGTGCCTCCCTCAAGAACCAAGTTTCGAGGGGTTTAACCCCAAACTAACCTCTTCGAATAGTTTCAACTTTAATCAGTGCCCGAAGGGCGCTTTAGGCAGTGAAACACTCACTAAAGAGCAAGCGAGTAAAAACCCCTTTCAGGAACGCAACTTGTAGAAAGGCACTTACTCTTCCGCCAGCGCTTGCTCTGCAAGGGCTGTGATGGTGGGCCCGCGGGGCTTCGAACCCCGGACCTCCCGCTTATCAGGCGGGCGCTCTGACCAGGCTGAGCCACGGGCCCGCGAGAAAGGTTTTGGTGCCCCGGCCGGGATNNNNNNNNNNGTCCAGAAGCTCTCTCACGGTTCTCCTAACGGCCTCGTAGCTGTTCAGCTTTGGTTTCCAGCCAGTTTTCTTGGCTTTCTCTATGCTCAGGCGCATTAGTTTTACATCTCCTTTCCAGCCGCGGCCGCCGTCAACGCCGCCCGTGAAGCGGAACTTTGGCCTCAGCCCCATCTCCTCACCCACTATCTCCGCTATCTCCCTCACGGTGATCCAGTCATCGTTGCCGAGGTTGTAGAAGTCCACCGTTTTATCCTCTTTCCTGAAGTGCTCGAAGATCTGGAGCATTCCCTCAACGGTGTCGCCCACGTGAAGGTAGCTCTTCCTCTGCGTTCCGTCACCAAGTATCTCGAGCTCCTCCGGATTCCTCCTCAGCTTGTGGATGAAGTCGTAGATGACGCCGTGGTTGGAGCGCTCCCCGATTATGTTAGCCAGGCGAAATATTAGAGCCTTGAAACCAAAGGTATGAGCGTAGCCACTTATCAAAGCTTCGGCCGCTAACTTCGCTCCCCCGTAGACGCTTATCGGCTCCAGAGGGGCGTAGTCCTCTGGGGTGGGGATCACCTCCGCATCGCCGTAAACCGTTGATGAGCTCGTGAACACCAAGTATTTGACGCCGGAATCCCTCATCGCGTTGAGGAGGTTGTAGGTTATGAGAACGTTTGTCTCGTAGAGCAGTTCGGGGCTCTGGGCGCCGATTCTGACCTCCGGATTGGCAGCTAGGTGGAAGATGACATCGACCTCTTCAACGGCCTCTTCAACGACTCCAGGATCCCTCATGTCTCCTTTAATGAACTTAAAGCGTTCGCTCTCGAGCCACCGCTCAACGTTCTCCAGACTGCCTGCGCTTAGGTCGTCGAGGACGCGGACCTTCCAGCCGGATTCCACCAGCCTATCGACGAGGTGGGAGCCTATAAAGCCAGCACCACCCGTGATAAGAGCCTTCATTTCATACCACCAAGAATTCCATCGGATGATCACTCTTAAACTTTGGGGAAAAGCTTTTTACT belongs to Thermococcus sp. and includes:
- a CDS encoding NAD-dependent epimerase/dehydratase family protein is translated as MKALITGGAGFIGSHLVDRLVESGWKVRVLDDLSAGSLENVERWLESERFKFIKGDMRDPGVVEEAVEEVDVIFHLAANPEVRIGAQSPELLYETNVLITYNLLNAMRDSGVKYLVFTSSSTVYGDAEVIPTPEDYAPLEPISVYGGAKLAAEALISGYAHTFGFKALIFRLANIIGERSNHGVIYDFIHKLRRNPEELEILGDGTQRKSYLHVGDTVEGMLQIFEHFRKEDKTVDFYNLGNDDWITVREIAEIVGEEMGLRPKFRFTGGVDGGRGWKGDVKLMRLSIEKAKKTGWKPKLNSYEAVRRTVRELLD